In Fusobacterium massiliense, the genomic stretch CCTCCACACTTTTTAATTTTATTTAATATCTAGTAAAAGTAAGTAAATTACATACTAATAAACTACTTTTACTGTAAAATTACAATTTTAAATCTTGTCCACTTGCTTTTGCATCTAGTACTTTTTTAATTATGTGTGCAATATGGGCTCCTGCTTCTGCAGCTGGTGTTCCTTTAATATGAATATTTGAAACAACTGTTCTTTTTGCTTCAGGAATTCCTACATATCCTTTGTAAGTTATGTAAGCACTCATACTTTCTGCAGTTGCTAATCCAGGTCTTTCTCCTATTAATACACAAGTAACTTCTGCTCCTACAACTTCAGAAACATCATCTGCTATACCAACTCTTGCAAGTTTTGCAAAGAATGGAGTTCCTACAGAAATTCCATAAGATTTTAATCCATTTAATAAAGCTGGTAAACAGTCTTCAATATTAGCTTCTATTGCTGTAGAACTTAATCCATCCGCAACAAATACTTGTACTGTAGGATTTTGTACACATTTTTCTTTTAATGTTTTAACAGCTTCTTCATCTAATCTTCTTCCTAAATCAGGTCTTGTGATATATTGATCTTTATCTTCACATCTTGATTTTACTGTGAATAAATTATTAGCTTGTAAAAATTCTTCACTTACATTTGTTAAAACAGCGTCTTGAGCTGCAGCGTGGTCTGCTCTTAATCTTAACAAAGTATGAGTTGTATATCTTGATCCAGCTCTAGAAATGGCTAATCTTGCTGGAGTTTTTCTTTTATACTTTAATAACTCTTCCCTATTTGCTACATTTTTTAATTCTATAACTTCTCTTAAATCTTCTTTTGTAATGTCATCAATGATTCCATCTTCTATATGACTTTCAGAAGATTTTTTAGCTTCTGCTGGTGCTGATGCTTTTACTTGTCCTTCAGCCGACATTTCTTTTAATACTTTTCCTATAATTTCTTTTAGTTCTAATTCAGAAACCATTTTTCTCCTCCTTATTTAAGAAATACTGAAGGATCTCCAGCCTTCTCAGTTAATTTTCCATCTTCTGTCATAAATCCATATTTTACTAGCCATTCATGGAATGGTTTTATAGGTTTTTTACCAAATAATTCTCTTAAGCTTTGGTTATCGTGGAAACCTGTTGTTTGATAGTTCAACATTATATCGTCTCCAGCTGGAATTCCCATGAAATAGTTACATCCTGCTGCTGTTAATAATGTTGCAAGAACTTCAACGTCACTTTGGTCTGCTTTCATGTGGTTAGTATAACATACGTCAACTCCCATTGGTAATCCATGTAGTTTTCCCATGAAGTGATCTTCAAGTCCAGCTCTTATAACTTGTTTACTATCATATAAGTATTCAGGTCCTATAAATCCAACAACTGTATTTACTAGGAATGGTTGGAATCTTTTTGCAAATCCATAACATCTAGCTTCCATAGTAACTTGGTCTGCTCCATTGTGAGCATCTGAAGATAATTCTGAACCTTGTCCTGTTTCAAAATACATTACATTTGGTCCAGCAGCTGTACCTTGTTTTAAAGCTAGTTGTCTTGCTTCTTCTATCATAGTTCCTGTTATTCCGAAAGCTTCATTTCCTTTTTGAGAACCTGCTATACTTTGGAATATTAAGTCTACTTTAGCACCTCTTCTTATTGCTTCCATTTGTGTAGTAACGTGAGCCAATACACAAGTTTGAGTTGGTATTTCATAGTCTGTTTTGATTTTATGGAATCTTTCCATAACTGCCATAACACTATCAACACTATCATCAACTGGGTTTAATCCTAAAACAGCATCTCCCATTCCATATGTTAATCCTTCTAATGTAGATATCATTATTCCATCAGGATCGTCTGTTGTATGGTTAGGTTGTAATCTTACTGCTAGAGTATCGTATCCACCAATTGTTGTATTACAGTGAGCATGTACTTCAATTTTTTTAGCTGCTACGATTAAGTCCATGTTAGACATTAATTTTGCAACTGCTGCGATCATTTCAGATGTTAATCCTCTTCTGATCCAGTTAATTTTTTCAGGAGTAGCTTCTTCACTTAAAAGCCATTCTCTTAATTCAGAAACTGTCCAATCTTTAATTTCATCATAAATTTGTAGATTTAAGTCATCAATTATAATTCTTGTAACTTCATCTTCCTCATATGGAACTGCAGGATTTTCTTTTAAATCTTTTAAAGTAACTTTTGATAAAACTACTTTTGCTGCAACTCTCTCTTTCGCTGAACTAGCTGCAATACCAGCAAGTGCATCTCCAGATTTTCTTTCATTTGCTTTTGCCATTACTTCTTTTAAAGAAGAAAAATTGTAAACATGGTCAAATAGCTTTACACTTAATATCATACTTTCACCTCTTATATTTTTTACTATTTATAGTTTTTTAACACCAGTGTTTTTACAACAACTGGTAGCACACTACCCATACCCAAAGGTTTCCCAACATCAATGTAATCTCCATCGTTTACGCTTATGCTATCTACACAGACAACGTCAG encodes the following:
- a CDS encoding ethanolamine ammonia-lyase subunit EutB, encoding MILSVKLFDHVYNFSSLKEVMAKANERKSGDALAGIAASSAKERVAAKVVLSKVTLKDLKENPAVPYEEDEVTRIIIDDLNLQIYDEIKDWTVSELREWLLSEEATPEKINWIRRGLTSEMIAAVAKLMSNMDLIVAAKKIEVHAHCNTTIGGYDTLAVRLQPNHTTDDPDGIMISTLEGLTYGMGDAVLGLNPVDDSVDSVMAVMERFHKIKTDYEIPTQTCVLAHVTTQMEAIRRGAKVDLIFQSIAGSQKGNEAFGITGTMIEEARQLALKQGTAAGPNVMYFETGQGSELSSDAHNGADQVTMEARCYGFAKRFQPFLVNTVVGFIGPEYLYDSKQVIRAGLEDHFMGKLHGLPMGVDVCYTNHMKADQSDVEVLATLLTAAGCNYFMGIPAGDDIMLNYQTTGFHDNQSLRELFGKKPIKPFHEWLVKYGFMTEDGKLTEKAGDPSVFLK
- the eutC gene encoding ethanolamine ammonia-lyase subunit EutC; protein product: MVSELELKEIIGKVLKEMSAEGQVKASAPAEAKKSSESHIEDGIIDDITKEDLREVIELKNVANREELLKYKRKTPARLAISRAGSRYTTHTLLRLRADHAAAQDAVLTNVSEEFLQANNLFTVKSRCEDKDQYITRPDLGRRLDEEAVKTLKEKCVQNPTVQVFVADGLSSTAIEANIEDCLPALLNGLKSYGISVGTPFFAKLARVGIADDVSEVVGAEVTCVLIGERPGLATAESMSAYITYKGYVGIPEAKRTVVSNIHIKGTPAAEAGAHIAHIIKKVLDAKASGQDLKL